From the Catharus ustulatus isolate bCatUst1 chromosome 2, bCatUst1.pri.v2, whole genome shotgun sequence genome, the window AAGTACCTCTGTCTGGTCAGGCAGATGTGGAGGGCATTGGGTGGGAGTGGATTTTAGCACAGACAGGTGATGATccaccctgcagctgcttttctggGCTAGCACTTGAACCTcctttggctgctgctcttccatTTGCATTCCAATTTTAGCCTTGCCTGCCCTAACTGGGGTTTCACAGTAGCTGGCTGACATAAAGGACTCCTTACCAAAGATACCAGAGGTCTAAACACCAGAGCAGTGAGGCTCTCTGAGATGTGCCTGGCTCCCAGAGGGCTCTCAGAGTGTGCAAGGAGAAGCAGGGTGGTGAAAGCTGCTATTCCTTTGAGTGCactttgcagaggaaaaaaatctccctcTCTCAAGGGCCCCCAATATCTGGGATGGTTTTCTGGTGCCCAATGGGGTATTGGCTGAGCCCCCAGGGCCTGCCACAAGCTGCACTTGCAGAAGTTTTTCCCACAAAACCCATACTTTTCTTATGCCATCTACTTACAGCATTTCTCTGACACACTCATGTAACCCCCTGCTAAAGTACAGCTGcctcctgtgcagagcagagcaaagcaaacTGCTCAGGAGACATTTTTCCAAAGGGCTTCAGCTGAGGTGTGGAGAGAACATTTAGCTGTTTGCAGTAAGCTGATAATAAGACAAACTTGCTGGGGAAGAGCATGGATTTACCAAGTTTACACAAATTAAGAAACATCCTTTCAGTTCTTTAACATGGTGAAAGTGTTGAGGATCTTGGCTCTGTACTTAAGCAGAAGGTAGAACCATTAGCAGCgctgttatttttaattattagttCAGTACTGAAAGAGCTATATTCAAATACCAGCTGAAGCATCAGAAATAACATTAAGTGCCCCTCAAGGCTAGAGTTTAATTATGCTTGGTTTTAATTAGAATAGATTACATCACCAAAATATTGGTTTATAGTGTTTTCTCTGAAGTCAAAGCTGCAGAAAGGGGTTCATTACTACCCATTTAGAGTAGTAAATGCCACAACAGCTTTAGGATGTTGTAAATGCACCTCGAACGCAACCCAAGTTATTTTATTCTCTAATTTATCCTACCATCTGAAACTGTGGTGGTAAAAACTTCAGCTGAGGCTTCATCAGACTTATTgtctgtaaaggaaaaaaaaagagaaagattaaagtagtttttaaaaGTAGCTATAAAGGCTGAAAATTTAGTTTAGGCTTGTGTCACACTGTGCACCTTCATAGAAGGTATGGCTGAGAATTAATgtaattctttcctttctgtcacATCTAAATACTTTAACATTTTTAGACAGAGTGGATGTATCTTAGCATTAGCATAGTCTGCAGGCAAGAACACAGACTGCTTTAATTGACAGCTCTTCCATGTGAATAAATTTCTAGAAAGCTGCAAACTGGGGGAAATGAGtaattttagagaaaataatcaTGATTTATCTCCCTCCCCTCTGAAGCTGTGTTTCCAGAGGAGTAAGCTTTTGCTGCAGTCTTTCTTTGTGGAAAAACATATCAACAGGAACATACACAAGAGAGCCCAGCTAAGCTGCAAGTAGTTGCCAGGGTAGGTGAGATGCCCCTAGACGCTGCTAAGGGTCAGCAGCTCAGTTGTATTGTCTGTGCAGCAGGTAGTATACATaacttaaaaaatttaaaaaggtaTAAATATGCATTTGCACCTGAAGAGGAGACATGCACAAGAGGGTGCTAAAGAAAATCTGTGTGCCCTTCTCACCAGTCACCCTGCATCCTCAGAGGTGCTGAAAACTGTGCTGCCAAGTTTCCTactttcacaaaaaaaagcaggacAGCATTTCTCCCCACTTCCCTAATCATGTGGCTAATTCTTACAGCACAGGTTATAGGGGAATTTCTGCACTATCCACAGAGGTGCAGCCTTTTGCATGTTTTACTGCAGGTGTGTAACGTAGCCCTGAGTCTGAGGATTTGATTTTCCAGGGAGCCACAAGTGCTCTGTGATAAATGCATGATTATAATAGCTCACAGGTGCCATGTGGCTGTGCTAGAGTATTTTTGGGGAATGCGAAGTACAGCAAGATTCTGCCCAAACAAACAAGTGTCTTCTGTTTGTGCAGGAGTTTCTTAGCTCATTCAGAGACTTGAGCAGAGATTTGAGCCAAAAAACCTGCCAGAGAGTTTAAGCTGTGTGAACTTGTACAATAAAGCATCTATACTGTCAgcatttcttcagtattttaaataacaagaGAATACATGTGTTTGGTGTTCTTAACATTTTAGATATGTTCTATCTATGAAAAACCTACCGaaggaaacaaatatttcttctgatgAAATATTCCTTGTTTCATTTCCCAGGAAGGgaaacagacacacacatgaGAATGTCTTCTGTGTCTCATGGGTGCCTTGCAGCATCAGTGTTGATCTCAACTCATAGAAACCTTCACTGTCTTGCAAGTCTTCTTGTACCACAGAAATTtcttggggaaagaaaagaaaagaccCTCTTGTTACACTCCAAGCTATAAGTCAGAGCTGTGCAGAATATTGGTATAGGAAAGCAAGCTCATATGGTTCCAGGCTTCTTTGCTGAGACACTGGCAAAGATTTGGCAGGAATGGTGTGGTCATGCCAAAccataattcccatttctggCAGGGGGCTGGCTGGGCCAGCTGTTCCCTTTGAGGAGGCCTGGTGCTCTCTCCTGGCAcctgcaggatccctgtggCAGGAATGGATACCAGCCATGACTTTCCCTggcacactgctgcagctgtgctggttccCTGTGTTCAGGCTGCTTTACCTCCAGGCTGCTCCGTCAGGATCGCTCTGTCCATGTACCACAGGAGCCTTGGCTTGGGGAACGCCTTCCTCACGACACAGCTCACATTGGGCTGGGGGGCAGCACGAGGCACTTGTTAggttacatatatatatatatttatattatatacacacacacatatatgtagGTACATATCTTAGGCAAGCTCCTTATGTTTCtctcctggctggcacttccaaACTCCTGTATGGACAGTGCTTGTTTCCTCAGTCCTGCTCTGGAAGGAAGCACTTGCTTCCTTTTATTATGTTCCTTGCCCACTCTCCTCTTTTTCCTGATTGCAGACACTGTTGAATGAGTGCCCAGGGACACTCCTGTTGCCCTGGGTGTCAGGATTCCAACCCCCTCCAGTCCTATTCTCTGGCTGGAGAGATGCAGAGTGATCCCCCCactctcctgctcccagcacgaAACACTCACatggaaaaatactgaattgGTAAGGGCACAGTGTGTGTGAGGAGAATGAGACACTTTCTGATTGCCATGTAAATCCTTTCTTCATGAGGCAGACAGAGACACAATTCCCACAAAAAAGACTGCCTAGCCCAATGATATGTTGAATGTACAAAACTGGATACCTTTGTAGCAGACACAATATGTAAGAGATTTCCAGAAATCGCAAGGAATTGGATACTTTAGACACAGTAATGCTGGTTCTATGCCAGTTGTTCCAAAGAACAATTTGTGTGTTTGTGCCCAGTTTTTCTCAGCAAACAATAGCTTCAAGGCTAGATGAAGGGTTGGGCAGTAGCAGGGTGAGAGGTCTCATCCTCACGCTGCCCAGACGTTCCCAACTATGTTTAGTTAGCAGGTTATGACACTGCTAAGTACTAAACACTGTTATAAGGGAAATGGCCTTGTTCTtttcaacagaagaaaaaagcgTGTGCTACTCATGCAGCACAAACCTCTCTTGCTCCCTCATTCAAAGAAAGTGGTTCTCACATTTAGTTGAAAGCAAGCTTGATGTATTGAAGCCAGCAGAAGTCAATCATTTCAGAAGACTGAAAGTATCCAGATGAAACTCTTTCCCTGCCATGGTAAACAGCACCTGAGCTTGTAGTGTAATTACTTTCTCCTATTTTCCTCGTCATTATTCCCTTATTTTTCAGGCACTTTTAGGTCATAATACTTTAGAAATTCTTCCtataaagaaatacaaatctGATAGCCTCACTAGATTTAAGCCCtgcaaagaaaaggcagaaaagagaagtaaagaagttattttttgtttggagcTGAAGAACAGACCGAGGTTCTTGGGGGAGTTTCTATTTCTCAGTCCTGTGATAGCAGCACCCCTTGCTCTGTTCAACAGGACAGTGGAGACAAAAGCTGCAATGTCCAACACCACACCCAGAAATAGGTTCTGGTAGAACCAGGGAAGTTATAGCAGTCTGCAGAACCCACTGACTCATGGATTGTGTGAAGTGGTGGTTATGGATAGTACAAGGTTCTGCCTGCTCATGAGCTCTGTTCTCAATGAAAAACTTCTTGATTTGAGATACTTGCAGATCCAAAGCTTTAACCTGGAGAGATGGAACAGGAAGCAAAGCACCGTAGCTAACAGCCAGAGAGGCTTTCTAGTCAGTCAGATGAGCCACAAATACATCTTGTGCCAAGCATGAGCAGTGCAATCCAGCAGACTTTTGGGTTTTGCCATTACCAAAACTAAAGCAGAAGCCTGCACAACAGAGAAGTCCTTAGCCTTAGCCAGCTCTGGTTtgtgctccctgctgtggggcTCAGAGCAAAGGGCATGAGCACCTGATGTGAACTCAATGCCttgcctgctgccctgggagctcagTCCCTCTGGAGGTGCCTCCTGTGCCTGGTTCAGCTCAGCttgcctgccctgctggggtggcactgtggCAGTCACTGGCATCACTCTTAGCTCCAAAATTGCTCACCTTGTGCGAGGTGCTGGCTGAGCCCTCCTGCAGGCTAATGAAGATctcaggaaaagctggaaagcaAACATAAATGTATGAGTGAAATGGACACTGCAAATCACAGTAACAGCTTCTAATAGCGCTTAACAGCCTTGTTTCATAAGAAGAGTGGAAATTAAATCCTACCTCCAGCCACACATCAAGCAAGGTAAGTGTGCACAGCTGCAATTTGAGGTCAAGGAAGTGGTTTACAAGACTATCAGCAGCTGTTGCCACAGGATCCAGGATGCATTTCACCACCTACCCCAGCTAGGCTTGGGTGCCTTTGCTGGGGGAACAAACTGAAACCATCCTGCagtcacagctccagcagcagagccacctTTCCCATGAGACCAAACACACCCCAGCTGGCTCCTCTGTGTGCTTTCCAAAGGTATCTCCAAAGGCTTTAACCATCCCCAAAATGCTGATTGATTTTGGGTGCCAGCCCCCCACGTGCTGTTGCCTGGACAGATGTGTGACAGTGTCCCCCCACAGAGGCTTCCTGCCTGGCCaccctcacagcagagcagcagggcaatGGTGACCACATCCACATGAAACAAAAAcctgttttcttctggttttgcagcattttctctggttctgggcacagctgtatatttatatttttatctgtatatttatatttctaacTGCATAAATTAAAGCTATCAGGTACCATAAGTTTCTGTAAACTATGTTTCTAAATTAGCCATTGGGATGCCTGGTTTGGAGCAATATTGACTGACTTATTAACTAAGGACTACTGAAACTGTGCTAATATATATAACTCAAAATCTCAAAAGCCTCAGATAAATTTGGTTTCTGGCCCTTTCTGAGCCCTGAAACTGGACTGGAAACAAGTGGAGACCCAAAATTCTTTATCTTTCCAACACAAACTGCACTTTAATCTCTAccattaatataattttctctttttcttaccTTATTACCTTATTAATTGATACAGGACCACCTCAGTTAATTACATTCCCCCCTGAGGTGAACTATTCAGGTTTCCCTGTTGCTTTATACAGCTAATCCACCAAGGACTCCCctgactttatttttaatttccattttttcttcctgatgttACTGATGCATTCTGTCTGGGCATGACTTACATTTAATTATCATGGCCTTATGGTTTTCTGGACTTACAGTACTTTTTTGAGTggaatttcctgttttttaaatctcttctgtgttttggtttttttttttttttcttttttgaagggtgggctggggtggggTTTATAGATTCCTCCTATCAGGAAATGAGTGTCCTAagatttcattctttcttctttgccAAAACTATACAGATGGCAAAGCTGGCAGAAGATGGAGCTGGCAGAAGACAGACAGACTTTTTCAGATACAGGGGAAAGTCTGGTAAACTGGATCCTCTAATCACTGCAGAAGTTGGCTGGGAGGCTGAATGATGTCTGGATGCTTTTCCACACCTGTATTGAGCTCTGTCCTCTGCTTTCTCAGAAGATGTGTTTGCTGGGCAGCTGTTCTGACAGGCAGCTCTCATGCATAGCTCTAGTAGATCTTTTCCAATTAACATCTCAGCCCCTGTTAACACTTTGACATTCATTTGTCTTGCTAGGATATTTACCAATGTTTTGGATCTAGCAGAAATTCAATATTTAGTTCAGTAGTTTCTGCTGCTGAGCTTTTACTCTTACAGAAAGGATAAATCAATATTTGGCGGAGTTAGACATGAAAAGGCCATACCTTTCCACAGAAACTCATATCTAAAAGAACTCTActctggaaaagaaatattttaaagtatttcaaTCCAAAAGTATTTCAATCCAAACGCTCTTAAAAAAAGCTATCTTTATTGAATGTCTGTTTTTACCCAACATACCAAGACTCTTAACTTCCTTGAGAGATCTTTTCATGCCTTCTCCATCCTCTCTGGTCCAATTCTCAGCCCCATTTGTGCCACCTCAAGCAACTGTGGGGGAACCCTACTTGGCACCCCTCACACTTGGCCTGTCTCCGCTGTGTTCAGCCCTGCCTGAAGTATTTTTCAGAGGagtttccctctcctcctcctgtccttcacagctctgtgctgcagtagctgcctgccctccctgccctacTTTTAAGGGTTCTGTGGCCTGAGTGTTTGGGTGACAGGGGAGATGCTGGCTTGCCAAGATGGGAAGACATCCCCAGATTTCAGCTGGCTTTTTCCCCTAGCGGTGTCCTTGCTAAAGGCCAGGATGACAGCTATAACCAACATAAGGTGCTGTTGATTTCGTGTGTGTATACTGTCTTCAGGTCCTGTCCCACCCCTTTGAGTCTGGATCTAACTGCCAGAACACAAATACTCATTTCTTTATTCCCTGGTCAGCACAAGGAACAAGAGAGGTGCTGCCATCTGAAAAGACTctttgtccccaggtgtcacctaGAGAGGGCTGGATTACTCTGGGTGtctctgccagtgctgcacaggGATGTGGGCAGGCTCTGAGCCCTCTGCTCTTggtctctcctgctgcagcacaagagAGCAAATGGAGAGAGGCTGGGACGGTGCAACCCTCATGACTTGCATGACTTCAGCAAATGGTGACAGGAAAGAGTGAGGATGCAAAACAGTTATTTCACCTGTGAAATTCAGACATGAAAGGGCTGGGAGCACAAAAGCACACTTCCTCTGAGTGGTGGACTTCACTTACCTGAGGTCTGAGAGACTTTCCTCAGCAGCCACTGCAAACCTCAGGGCTCTCAGGAgcccctgcacccagctctgcccttggcacccctgtgaggggctggtggcacagcacCCAAAGCCAGCTGCACTTACTGGGAAATGCAGACTGTTCACCACCGAGGGACACAGCTGCTCTCTCTGGTTTGCCTCTCTACCCTGCTGTGCTGATATTTTGATGTGGGTTCGTGCACAGCTAAGCACGCATCTCACAGTAATTCAgagaaaaagccaaataaagCACCCTCTTAGTAATAGACACACAAATCTAGGCAAGAGCATCAGCAGTGGTGGAAGAGAGTTCGAGCACATTGGTATCCTTGAATGTTTACCCAGGTAACACTGTTGCTATCTGAGCAATGATTTTAAAAGGTGTCTGAATCACGCAAATGCAAGAGGAGGTTTCAGACCATTagcttctattttaatttcttttacatCAGTGACCAACAGCCCCCAgtcacattttgctttttttcagctGCTCCCTGTTGAACCTTTCTTTGAATTCAGAGCATCAGCCTTGAATGGCCATGCCATCCTCAAGCTTTGGGCTTCCTTGGACATTCAGCTACAGTCAAAGGACTGTTGACAGGCCCAGTGTTTAATACTCATTTACTTTCAGAGCTTTGGAAATATGTTTTCCAGTCCAACTGATctctaaagagaaaataaagcctGATTTTCAAGTGGGCAGCAATTTTCTGATTCAATTGAATCTTAGTGATAGTAGAGCAGCCCCTAAGCCACTTCAAAGGGAATAGGGCGAGTAACTAAAGATGGAGAAGgctcacaaaataaaatgccaGCCCACATGTTTGCCACTCCTGACCAATTTGGGACCCCCACCAGGACCCTCATTCCCAGATCCAGAGCCTTTGGCAGCAGTTGAATGTCACATGCCTTTGAGGATGTGATTTTGCTACAGCTGCAGTCCCAAACTGTTTACTAAATTTTGGCCATGATTTCCTAGCTGCAGACAGCATGGTCATTGGGACACAGAGATCTTGACCAGTGTGCTTCCCTGTAACCCACAACATCCCAACATAAGCCTGCACATCAGGGTAAGATCCCTGCCATGTAAATGACAGTGAGATTGATAAATGTGCAATGaatctgctatttttttctgccataaATTGAAGGAATGAACTCAAATTCTTCCAAGAACTCCAGGGTTATCTACTAACATTTTACATcattgcagaggaaaaaatgacGAGGtaaatatgtttatatttaaaaaaaaccaatatcTGTCAAAAGTTATTGGCTTCAGAGCCAGACAGGAGTGTCACCTTTCCAAGTGCAAGGCAGTTGGCATAATCCCCTTACCAAACACTCTCACAgtggtgctgctcctctggactctctctgGGTGGTACAGCACGTGGCAGGAAAACACTCTGCCATCATCAGTAATTTTGGTGGGGAAAACCTTGAGGGTGCTGTTCAAACCCAGGAGGACTCTTTGGCCATGCAGCAAGCTGCTGTTCCTGtacacagcaggacaggagggcTCCTTGGTCACGAGTTCCTCTTTCCTCCCGTTTTCACCCTGTATgcagaaaaacccacaaaattgTGATGtccagacacacacacacacacacacatacacacaagtATTTTTGTAAGCCAACTCTATTCCCACTATGAAAAGCTTCCCTTGCACATTGTGTAGTAAGTGGACATTTGCAacatctgggttttttcccccaaatataTTCTCTGTCAGAACTTCAATACCAAGAGCAGTCATCATCTTGACAATAAAATACGGAATAAATAGCTGTGTCTTGTGAGTCCTGatctctgcagcctgcagagagaGCAACAGAGGTGCTTTCTCACTGTACCAGTCTTTAAGTTATGCTGAACATCCCGTACATATTAAATACCACTGAAATTTCCAGGAAAACTTTGCTCTTTTAGAATGTTAAGTAGAAAAACCTGATAATAATAACTAAAATTTATCTCTCTTATTGTCTGTGTGGCAGCCAGCCTTGGCTATAAGTACAGCCAGCATGTCCTGGACATCTGTGCCTCAGTACATATTTGCAAGCTTTACTCTGTCTGATGCATGGAAATGCACATATATCATTGTGCTGacctttcttccctttcctctgctACTTTTTAGAGTGAACTGGCAAAGTAAAGGGAAGGGTGTTCCCTacaaaaagatttaaaatttaaatattaagaaTCACCTGCAAAATGGAGATCTAAATAGATAGTGAATCAGGACAGAAGGTTAAAAAACTGAAGCTGTTTGAAAGTCACCTTTAAGGAAATTCTCAACAGTTACAGATTCTCATATATAAATGGACAGGCAAAGCTCAAGGACACTGCTCACTGATACTTATCTGTACACACTGAAATGAATGCTAAAAGGCTACATTAAAAcatgcatataaatatttatccAGTAAGTGAGATGAAGTACAAAAATACAGCAAGCTTCATATCTGACAGAAAATTGcctaaaaatagtttttcatgTTAGCTGGATAATTGGGTCTGCATGTCTTCACTGGCATCTGTGATGCAGAGGTTCACAAGACCAAGAGCATTAGCCAGTACCTTTCTTTTCTATGTCAAAGCAGCCTGATATCTCAGTATCTTCACAGTAACCATGTATTTTTCAGATACTAAAGCTTCACCACAGAAAACCTCACTGAAAATCCAACAcaagaaatgtttaattttgttatACTGGCCACTTTCCCTAGACCTGCTCTGTATGTGCTCGTGAAAAATTCAAAGCAGTTAAgaagaatttttcctctttgtttcctTAACAGCTATTATTTACAGTGTATATTTTGCAACCTTATTGTTATACTTTTCCCCTTTATTATCACAATCCAATATGACTGATAAGTTTTTTAGCAGGTTCTGCAGGTAGGACACAGtagaacattttcatttcaatctgCAAAAATACCCAGTAGTTCTTTCTGAACTTTATATCTCAGGTGAAAAATACTTACCACTAGCCATTTCAAAGGATAAGTGGACAAATTTTCTGCGGTCGTGTCCCCCTGGCATGGAATTTCTAAAGTCTGCTTTAACCACACATTCTTCAGGTAGTGCCTCTCCTCTTTTACCATTggaacaacaaaaacaaaacccaagaaggaaaatcagaaacatGATGTTCATTGTGCTTTGAAAACAAATGCTGACTAGTCTTCTATTCCAGGAACAGGCACTTTTTGGTTTAGAAGGGAACAGTAATTTTCAACCATTAGCCccagacacatttttaaaatgaaatccCTGCCTTTGATTCTAGTTGCAGTTTCATGACTCAATTCACAGAATTACCTGAATTTTTTGGCAATTcttaaaaaagcttttcttaacTGAAGGATCATGATGTCTCCTTTCAGAGCTGAGAATAATTTCAAGCTTcaatttttatctttcaaattttttttcaatggcAATAAACCTTCACATCAATTTTGTGCACctctatttccttttctctgaagATATCTGCAGACCTTCTTTTCACTAAGCAAGCTATTCAGCATGTCAGGTTAAGATTAACCCTGTTTTTCAGTGTAAGTGCTTCTTTTGTTATTCTCCAACCTTCCCACTGCCACAAAACTTGTCACTCTTTCCTTTCTCATccattttaaaagccatttcaCCACCTCCAGCCCTACCCATTGTCAATCCAGGGCTCCATCCAGCTGTGGAGGCTGGGCAGAGTGAACAGAACACTGCTGTGGTCCAGATGTTGGCTAAAGTCCTCtgtgtccgtctgtctgtctgtcccatgaagggctgctgctctgtgagcttTTTACAACCGGAGTGCATCTGGATTCACTTCACTTGGATGTAAATGAAAACTGTGCTTCATCATAGACTATCCTTTATCCATCCCACTCATGGGCTGGATTAAGGTTTTTTGCCCTCTGTTGAGTCAAAGTGGTTCATTGCAAAAGATTTGGTTACCTTAAAACACAAGCCTGCAAAAGGTAGCAAAGTCAATTTTTTAGCTCTCTCTATCAAGCAGTCACCAGTAGCACAGCTTGCTGCACTTGTAGTTACTGAAAACAGCCACAATGATGCTGACATGAACGAGGGCTGCCCACACTGCAGACAGCAATAACAGCACTGAAACCTGTCTGTATCAACCAAGggcaagaggaaaaaacaatgcCTGATTAGCACAGTTACTGTGCTAAGGAAGGGACAGAGAAATGTGCATGAAGAACAGAAGTGTGGGAAGTTTCACGGGGTTACCAGCACGGTTTGTACCTCACTGCACTCCCCTTGATCCCTCTGCCCTGTGGAGCACAGGGAAATTCCAAGAGGGCAGCCTACCACAACACACCCCCAAACCGTGTGTAGAGTGGCAGCCTCAGCTTTGGCATAATTATTCGGTGTGTGCTGTTCAAACACACCCATCCTCtgtgggctgggcagagctgctggctctcaCTCTGCCTCTCTGAGCTCATCAgggcagcaggtgctgcagggctgccccagaTGTGGCTCCAGGATAACAGCACCAAAATGCTTGGAGCCACTGCCATGCAGGGGCCATCAGTGTCAGACACCCCTGAATGTGAATCTTGCACagcacctcctcctgctgcaggagcaacGTGGTCCAGCATGGGGACCACCAGTCTGGCCTTGTGGTGTAGGTAAAAGGGCAGTGGGAGCACACCAAAATACCCCTAAAATAACCTGCACCACCCTGCTCCTAACTCTTGAATGTCTGCTGTGTCTACACCCTGGCACAAGCAGAGTGAGCACGGTGGCCTCGCAACTCTGAACTGAAACAGTGCCAGGTTTGTTGTATTTACTTTAATCCTCCTTGAGCTGCTAGCAGAAACCTGGGGTCATTAAATACAGTTCCCCATGTGCACAATAAAAAGCTTGCTCAATACCCCTGCCAAGTTCCATCTTCACTGCAGTTTGGGCTTTTGCCCTCACTGCTGACACTAAACAGCTATTCCCAAAGTTGCCACACTAACAGTTGCCactgttgttttatttgttgtcAAATCAACTCTCATCTGACTTAAATAAATTTGTTCCTTTACCAGGATAATTTGCATATCCTCCCTAGAGTTCACACTCTCCCCTGAGGCTTGCTTACTGAGAGCAGTCATGCTGCTTTCCAGCTTCCTTTGGCCTGACAGAAGCAGCCAAATCTCCATTCCTGTGATTCTCCTCAGCAATTTCTCACTTTGGTCCAGTGCTCCAGGATGAGGACACATATTCTTCCATGGAGCCAGCACCCAGCACGCCCTGCAGATGCCAGCCCTCAGCCTCAATCAGACAAGGGTGTTTTCTCATTCTGGTGCCCAGTGCTGcaagcccacagcagcagcacagcatggTTTGAAGATCCATCATTAGTCCCACCATATCCTGAGCTGCTCACCCACTCTCCTCCACAACATTTCTCCAAAATGAGAATGCAGCAACTGCCCACCTCACCACCTTTTTTCACTTTACTAACTTTTTATTCCACCATATAAACAAATAAGGTTTCTTAATAATGAGTTGGATAAAGCAGCTAAAGAGTCCCTGGTAATAGGAAACTGTATAAGCAACATTCACTGTAAATCCCAAACAAGTCACCATCACCTGTGTTGATCTATCCTGATatctccccccaccccatcaggaaaagcaaattccCATTCACAATCACTTACCTTCTGCCTTGACAGTAAGCTGAATTTTTGCAGCCTTTGTCCCATATGGGTAAGTAGCAAAAGTGCATTCATACTGCCCACTAAGGGACAGGGTAACATTTTCCAGAT encodes:
- the CD96 gene encoding T-cell surface protein tactile, which encodes MKARWLFPLFCLLSVPSVKGQTADVITQPDVVHALPGTDVTLVCMFPKPPTTHIIQTQWSKIEDDSPSTKIAVHHPTYGTHYFTFSEAPYSFLVSFSTRRCCGGDDTGPLCSTNPNATSECSWWALHLENVTLSLSGQYECTFATYPYGTKAAKIQLTVKAEEERHYLKNVWLKQTLEIPCQGDTTAENLSTYPLKWLVGENGRKEELVTKEPSCPAVYRNSSLLHGQRVLLGLNSTLKVFPTKITDDGRVFSCHVLYHPERVQRSSTTVRVFAFPEIFISLQEGSASTSHKPNVSCVVRKAFPKPRLLWYMDRAILTEQPGEISVVQEDLQDSEGFYELRSTLMLQGTHETQKTFSCVCLFPFLGNETRNISSEEIFVSFDNKSDEASAEVFTTTVSDDFSNSTLTSAVTTASEHQPTSVASLDFTSQANLAPASTTQGNLSYSITDQTISVTRGKDFSPTSSLLNSTGDGRNTKASRFPWPTVVAVLLLLCTSLVALVIRKWCQYQKEIMNRPPSFKPPPPPIKYTSMVESDGTPPSCHELENL